One window of Chryseobacterium sp. JJR-5R genomic DNA carries:
- a CDS encoding metallophosphoesterase, whose amino-acid sequence MNLSSKTHLKNTSVVLKVVLSAGVLYSCATYNVKKGKNLSETEISAVKSENDFKLFLIGDAGNADQKQGRNTLNLLKTQLESAGQNSMLIFLGDNIYPLGMPAPSDKGYDLARQKLEEQLAIVKNFKGKTLVIPGNHDWYKGLDGLKAQEKFVKSYLDDKKAFLPRNSCPIDDINLTKDVKLIVVDSEWALINWDKQPGINEGCDIKTREDFYAEFKDLIIKNQDKRIIVAMHHPVISSGVHAGFNSAKSHLSAFNGRLPVPGLATIATTLRSSSGASMEDLSNVHYAEFANRIKSIIQDKENIILVSGHDHNLQYHKNNNIRQIISGAGSKTDPATIVNNTDFSYGGSGFAVLNLRKDLSSDVEYFSTKNNELEKLTQISVISKPQPFENNYPSAFPSMQTSSIYTERLTSKGKIYRWLWGNHYRKYYALPVNARTANLSEMNGGYEPFREGGGNQSNNLRLKSKDGQEFVMRGVKKNAVRFLNAMAFRKNTFGNELNNTFPDRFLLDFYTTSHPFTVFSVNNMAEKIDLFHSNPELYYVPKQKALGEYNKNYGDELYMIEERFSSDPKTLKYLDNASDILSTDDVLKNLRKDSRYSVDQEQYIRARIFDMMIGDWDRHEDQWKWAEYKKGDKIIYKPIPRDHDQAFSNYDGAAFKVVMNIPVIRHMKSFKDEIKNVRWMNREPYPLDMILLKGSSEQDWITQAQYIQQNLTDTDIDEAFRNLPQEVQDETITDIQRKLKLRKAGIENSAVKYYHILQEKVQLAGTVNPDKFVVVKNENSVEVKQYKINKDQSEELVFEKTYDGKETKELWIYGLEDNDVYEVSGDGKSKTNIRLIGGYNKDTYNVEKGRNVKIYDFKSQENTYNAKSASKHITNDYDANTYDWKRPKYNFFAGYPNANFNPDDGVILGFVANYTVNNFVRDPYTQKHSLRANVYTATGGFNLGYKGIFKKAIGGWDAGIDASYTTPFFARTFFGLGNETEYDKDAVDRNYNRVRISQFKFAPSVSTTSWLNLRHQFQLTFEHADVQRNDDRFIAVSPDVNPEVFNGQQFAGANYSFSFRNLDNKAFPTLGLELALQAGWKANISEFDQNFATFQGTMNLFRRIDKRGRFVFANSTNAMIINNNNFEFYQAAAIGGNNAMRAYRNERFAGKSYLVNNAEVRWDFGRIKNNIVPVNMGILVGYDIGRVWMDRESSDKWHQGVGAGFWMNILETFSARLDYFTGEDGGRISGGVGLSF is encoded by the coding sequence ATGAATTTATCCTCGAAAACTCATTTAAAAAATACGTCCGTTGTCCTTAAGGTCGTATTGTCTGCAGGAGTGCTTTATTCCTGCGCAACCTATAACGTAAAAAAAGGCAAAAACTTATCCGAGACAGAAATTTCTGCTGTAAAATCCGAAAATGACTTTAAACTTTTCTTAATTGGCGATGCCGGGAATGCAGATCAGAAACAGGGCCGGAATACCCTGAACCTGTTGAAAACGCAGCTCGAAAGCGCCGGCCAGAACTCTATGCTGATCTTCTTGGGAGACAACATCTACCCGCTCGGTATGCCTGCACCCTCAGACAAAGGCTATGACCTGGCCCGCCAGAAACTGGAAGAACAGCTTGCCATCGTAAAAAACTTCAAAGGTAAGACACTGGTCATCCCTGGAAACCACGACTGGTACAAAGGGCTTGATGGCCTGAAAGCACAGGAAAAGTTTGTAAAATCCTATCTGGACGATAAAAAAGCCTTTCTTCCCAGAAATTCCTGTCCCATCGATGACATTAACCTTACCAAAGATGTCAAGCTGATTGTGGTAGATTCCGAATGGGCCCTGATCAATTGGGATAAGCAGCCGGGAATTAATGAAGGCTGTGATATAAAAACAAGGGAAGATTTCTACGCTGAATTTAAAGATCTGATCATAAAAAATCAGGATAAGAGAATTATTGTAGCCATGCACCACCCGGTTATCAGTTCCGGTGTCCATGCAGGATTCAACTCAGCAAAATCCCATCTTTCGGCATTTAACGGAAGGCTTCCGGTTCCGGGCCTTGCCACGATAGCCACAACATTGAGAAGCTCTTCCGGAGCAAGCATGGAAGACCTGAGCAATGTCCATTACGCAGAATTTGCCAACCGGATCAAAAGCATTATTCAGGATAAAGAAAATATCATCCTGGTTTCCGGGCACGACCATAATCTGCAGTATCATAAAAACAACAACATCAGGCAGATCATCAGCGGCGCAGGTTCCAAAACCGATCCGGCAACCATCGTCAACAATACCGATTTCTCGTATGGCGGAAGCGGATTTGCCGTATTGAACCTGAGAAAAGACCTGAGCTCCGATGTTGAATATTTTTCAACAAAAAACAATGAACTGGAAAAGCTGACGCAGATTTCAGTCATTTCCAAACCGCAGCCTTTTGAAAATAATTATCCTTCGGCTTTTCCTTCGATGCAGACTTCGTCGATTTATACCGAACGGTTAACCAGCAAAGGCAAGATCTACCGTTGGCTCTGGGGGAACCATTACAGAAAATATTATGCGCTTCCGGTCAATGCCAGAACAGCCAATCTTTCTGAAATGAACGGCGGCTATGAACCTTTCAGGGAAGGCGGCGGAAACCAGTCGAACAACCTTCGCCTTAAATCAAAAGACGGACAGGAATTTGTGATGCGCGGCGTAAAGAAGAACGCAGTGCGTTTCCTTAATGCCATGGCCTTCAGAAAAAATACATTCGGAAACGAATTGAACAATACGTTCCCGGACAGGTTCCTGCTTGATTTTTATACCACCAGCCATCCTTTTACTGTATTTTCCGTGAACAATATGGCTGAGAAAATAGATCTTTTCCATAGCAATCCGGAACTGTATTACGTACCCAAGCAAAAAGCCCTGGGCGAGTACAATAAAAATTACGGCGATGAGCTTTATATGATTGAAGAACGCTTTTCTTCCGATCCTAAAACCTTAAAATACCTTGACAATGCTTCTGACATCCTGTCAACCGACGATGTTCTGAAAAACCTTAGGAAAGACAGCAGATACTCTGTAGACCAGGAGCAGTATATCCGGGCCAGGATCTTCGATATGATGATCGGCGACTGGGACCGCCATGAAGACCAGTGGAAATGGGCAGAATATAAGAAGGGAGATAAAATCATCTATAAACCAATTCCGAGAGACCATGACCAGGCATTCAGTAATTATGACGGAGCTGCTTTTAAGGTCGTGATGAACATTCCGGTGATCCGTCACATGAAATCGTTTAAAGATGAAATTAAAAACGTCCGCTGGATGAACAGGGAACCGTATCCGCTGGATATGATCCTTCTGAAAGGCTCTTCAGAACAGGACTGGATTACCCAGGCCCAGTATATTCAGCAGAACCTGACCGATACTGATATTGATGAAGCGTTTAGAAACCTCCCACAGGAAGTCCAGGATGAAACCATCACCGATATTCAGAGGAAACTGAAGCTGAGAAAAGCCGGTATTGAAAACTCTGCGGTAAAATATTACCATATCCTGCAGGAAAAAGTGCAGCTGGCCGGAACCGTGAATCCTGATAAATTCGTGGTGGTTAAAAATGAAAATTCAGTTGAGGTAAAACAGTACAAAATCAACAAAGACCAATCTGAGGAACTGGTTTTTGAAAAAACCTACGACGGTAAGGAAACCAAAGAACTCTGGATCTATGGTTTGGAAGACAATGATGTGTATGAAGTTTCAGGAGACGGTAAATCCAAAACCAATATCCGCCTGATCGGAGGCTACAATAAAGACACCTATAATGTAGAAAAAGGACGCAATGTAAAGATTTATGATTTTAAATCACAGGAAAACACCTACAATGCAAAATCTGCCTCAAAGCATATTACCAATGATTACGATGCCAATACCTACGACTGGAAACGTCCGAAATACAATTTCTTTGCAGGCTATCCGAATGCCAATTTCAACCCGGACGACGGCGTGATTTTAGGTTTTGTTGCCAATTATACCGTCAATAATTTTGTCCGTGACCCATATACGCAGAAGCACAGCCTCAGGGCCAATGTCTATACTGCAACAGGCGGATTTAACCTGGGCTATAAAGGGATCTTCAAAAAAGCGATCGGAGGCTGGGATGCCGGGATTGATGCTTCTTACACCACACCGTTTTTCGCAAGAACATTTTTCGGACTGGGTAACGAAACCGAATATGATAAAGATGCAGTAGACCGCAATTATAACCGGGTACGGATTTCACAGTTTAAATTTGCACCCTCGGTTTCCACAACCAGCTGGCTGAACCTGAGGCATCAGTTCCAGCTCACCTTTGAACATGCTGATGTACAGCGGAATGACGACCGTTTTATCGCTGTTTCACCCGACGTCAATCCGGAGGTTTTCAACGGGCAGCAGTTTGCCGGAGCCAATTATTCTTTCAGCTTTAGAAATTTAGATAACAAGGCATTTCCTACCTTAGGCCTTGAACTGGCTCTACAGGCAGGCTGGAAAGCCAATATTTCGGAATTCGACCAGAACTTCGCTACATTCCAGGGAACAATGAACCTGTTCCGCAGAATTGATAAAAGAGGCCGGTTTGTGTTCGCCAATTCTACCAATGCCATGATTATCAACAATAATAATTTTGAATTTTACCAGGCAGCCGCCATCGGTGGAAACAATGCCATGCGTGCTTATAGAAACGAAAGGTTTGCAGGGAAATCCTATCTGGTAAATAATGCAGAAGTCCGTTGGGATTTCGGGCGTATCAAAAACAACATTGTCCCTGTCAATATGGGTATACTGGTCGGCTATGATATCGGAAGGGTCTGGATGGACCGTGAAAGTTCTGATAAATGGCACCAGGGTGTCGGAGCCGGATTCTGGATGAATATCCTGGAAACGTTCTCTGCAAGACTGGATTACTTCACCGGTGAAGACGGCGGAAGGATTTCGGGAGGCGTGGGATTGAGTTTTTAA
- a CDS encoding Pycsar system effector family protein — MSILQKAKDYVEILFKDKLSSVYFYHNFIHTTYTVNKAEEIMRSTPVSAEDQEKVLLALWFHDVGYIKCAQNHEENGVEIMKDFLSKENFSEEYINKVARLILATQITHQPKDLLEEIVKDADCSHFASHDYNDIADALRKEWELTNVRCFSNDEWNEGNLDMLKNKHRFYTAYAKENWQPLKEKNIRKIGKKLEKEDSGKKEPSESKKDKEPKSDRSVDTLFRITLGNHTRLSDIADSKANILLSVNAIIISVCLSVLVPKLDTPKNSHLIIPSFLLLLSSVITIIFAILSTKPNVTKIKFTPQDIADRKVNLLFFGNFNRMLFDDFNVAMKDLINDRNYIYDSMVKDLYFLGKVLDRKYRLLSTTYNIFMAGIVISVLSFAYAFLTL; from the coding sequence ATGAGCATTTTACAGAAAGCCAAAGATTACGTTGAGATCTTATTCAAAGATAAGTTATCTTCGGTATATTTTTATCATAATTTTATACATACCACCTATACGGTAAATAAAGCGGAAGAAATTATGAGAAGTACGCCTGTTTCCGCGGAAGACCAGGAAAAAGTGCTGTTGGCGCTGTGGTTTCATGACGTAGGGTATATTAAGTGCGCACAGAACCATGAGGAGAACGGTGTAGAAATTATGAAAGATTTCCTGAGCAAAGAAAATTTCAGCGAAGAATACATCAATAAAGTGGCCCGGCTGATCCTTGCCACACAGATTACCCATCAGCCGAAGGATCTTCTGGAGGAGATTGTAAAAGATGCAGACTGCAGCCATTTTGCAAGCCATGATTATAATGATATTGCCGATGCCCTGAGAAAAGAATGGGAGCTTACCAACGTACGATGCTTTTCCAATGATGAATGGAATGAAGGGAATCTGGATATGCTGAAAAACAAGCACCGGTTTTACACAGCCTATGCAAAAGAGAACTGGCAGCCCCTGAAAGAAAAGAACATCAGGAAAATCGGGAAAAAGCTGGAAAAAGAAGACAGCGGAAAAAAAGAGCCTTCTGAAAGCAAGAAAGATAAAGAACCTAAATCTGACCGCAGTGTAGATACTTTATTCAGGATTACGCTGGGCAACCATACACGGTTAAGCGATATTGCAGACAGCAAAGCGAATATCCTGCTTTCGGTGAATGCCATCATTATTTCAGTCTGCCTGTCCGTATTGGTTCCCAAACTGGATACGCCTAAAAATTCACATCTTATCATTCCGAGTTTTCTCTTGCTGCTGTCCAGTGTCATCACGATCATCTTTGCTATTTTATCAACAAAGCCTAACGTGACAAAGATAAAATTCACACCTCAGGATATTGCCGACAGGAAAGTCAACCTTCTGTTCTTCGGTAATTTTAACAGGATGCTTTTTGATGATTTTAATGTTGCGATGAAAGACCTGATTAACGACCGGAACTATATTTATGATTCGATGGTGAAGGATTTATATTTCCTGGGAAAGGTCCTAGACCGGAAATACAGGCTTCTCTCGACAACATATAACATCTTTATGGCCGGTATTGTCATTTCAGTGTTGTCTTTTGCTTATGCTTTCCTTACACTTTGA
- a CDS encoding GAF domain-containing protein gives MANLYKKDAPFQVHISFQKYLDILEHIRYNDRLEYRASYAESLIDKTRNFRELRDGFQDVSLLEKHEDLIRLLLADLFPTGLTNNEIKAASIPLSNITFNYTERFKNILKDAGKDFEIELRNIDDDEFYVFCCCLIVQSYFKRDIRSSLPFYYDIPNRQGIMKHYKITVNSDFTEVYPTEGTKIPSDGILDMLLENLDDITLWKKYFPNESWILKGFTIISLVDCTSEVALSDLKSSMISIDPENLSPDENLIEIFKSYFDVPELNFGLMLFNTKDQRLEKLPIYENLFTHHILDFWINAFDEETRKNTFSNINYNSKPFVISNVENLDQEIRSLPSFKILKDNNINSFMVIPIMKDNELLAIMEFTSPVKSSFNGLKLKKMEFFTDMILFSLNRFSFEKNYQIEAIIQREYTSIHNSVVWKFRNEAEKYFNASLSKKIYTLKQITFKNLTPLFGFSDIRSSSEKRFHLMLEDLNRQIGCLHGIFSLITADSEKYILAIEIFANELNNEIKADSEQRFQRLLREEIHPFLQAKLEIKTSSEAKAKIKDYFAQIHTQNDLFYSSRKRLDNSITLVNRKLADMLDEGQAEAQLIFPHYYERFKSDGVEHTLYSGQNIAPELPYTSKVVQRLRYWQLKTICSMEREFRNFRKDLAVPLDIASLIFVYNEKIDIRFRMDEKRFDVDGAYNSYYEIIKKRLDKAHVKGSSDRITCPGKITIVYFGMENQREYLEYIGKLQKKDILQNDIEFLKVEDLQGITGLLALRVSLA, from the coding sequence GTGGCAAATCTTTACAAGAAAGACGCTCCATTTCAGGTTCACATTTCGTTTCAAAAATATCTGGATATCCTCGAACATATCCGGTATAACGACCGTCTGGAATACCGTGCCAGCTATGCTGAATCCCTGATTGACAAAACCAGAAACTTCCGGGAACTCAGGGACGGCTTTCAGGATGTCTCCCTGCTTGAAAAACATGAAGACCTCATCAGGCTTCTGCTGGCAGACCTCTTCCCTACCGGGCTTACCAACAATGAAATAAAGGCAGCCAGCATTCCGCTTTCCAATATTACGTTCAATTATACCGAACGTTTTAAAAACATCCTTAAAGATGCCGGAAAAGATTTTGAAATAGAGCTCAGGAATATTGATGATGATGAATTTTACGTATTCTGCTGCTGCCTGATTGTTCAGAGCTACTTCAAAAGGGACATCAGGAGTTCGCTGCCCTTTTATTATGACATCCCGAACCGGCAGGGAATCATGAAACATTACAAAATCACGGTAAACTCAGATTTTACTGAAGTATATCCTACCGAAGGCACAAAAATACCGTCCGATGGAATACTGGACATGCTGCTGGAAAACCTGGACGACATTACACTCTGGAAAAAATATTTCCCAAACGAATCCTGGATCCTGAAAGGCTTTACCATTATTTCCCTGGTAGACTGCACCTCGGAAGTCGCTTTATCAGATCTGAAGTCCAGCATGATCAGTATTGACCCGGAAAATCTTTCCCCTGACGAAAACCTGATTGAAATCTTCAAGTCTTATTTTGACGTGCCTGAACTTAATTTCGGGCTGATGCTCTTCAATACAAAAGATCAGCGCCTGGAGAAGCTTCCGATCTATGAAAACCTTTTTACCCACCATATCCTGGATTTCTGGATCAATGCTTTTGATGAGGAAACACGGAAAAATACCTTCAGCAATATCAATTATAATTCAAAGCCCTTTGTCATTTCCAATGTAGAGAACCTGGATCAGGAAATTCGGTCCCTCCCGTCTTTCAAAATATTAAAAGACAATAACATCAACAGCTTTATGGTCATCCCGATCATGAAAGACAATGAACTGCTGGCCATTATGGAATTCACATCACCGGTCAAAAGCAGCTTTAACGGATTAAAGCTTAAAAAGATGGAGTTTTTTACGGATATGATTTTATTCTCGCTGAACCGTTTCAGTTTCGAGAAAAACTATCAGATCGAGGCCATTATCCAAAGGGAATATACCAGCATTCATAACAGTGTGGTATGGAAGTTCAGGAATGAGGCTGAGAAATACTTCAATGCCTCGCTGTCCAAAAAAATATATACCTTAAAACAGATTACTTTTAAAAACCTTACGCCGCTTTTCGGGTTTTCAGACATCCGCTCTTCCTCGGAAAAACGTTTTCACCTGATGCTGGAAGACCTCAACCGGCAGATCGGCTGCCTTCACGGGATTTTTTCTTTGATCACGGCAGATTCGGAGAAATACATACTTGCCATTGAAATTTTTGCAAACGAGCTGAATAATGAAATAAAAGCAGACAGCGAACAGCGCTTCCAAAGGCTGTTAAGAGAGGAAATCCACCCGTTTTTACAGGCGAAACTGGAAATTAAAACGTCCAGTGAGGCAAAGGCAAAGATCAAGGATTATTTTGCCCAGATCCACACCCAGAACGACCTGTTTTACTCCAGCCGGAAAAGACTGGATAATTCCATTACTTTGGTCAACAGGAAGCTCGCAGATATGCTGGACGAAGGCCAGGCCGAAGCCCAGCTGATTTTCCCGCATTATTACGAAAGATTTAAATCCGACGGTGTAGAACATACGTTATATTCAGGCCAGAATATTGCCCCGGAGCTGCCTTACACTTCAAAAGTAGTACAGCGGCTGAGATACTGGCAGCTGAAGACCATCTGCAGCATGGAACGTGAATTCCGGAACTTCAGGAAAGACCTGGCGGTTCCCCTGGATATTGCTTCTCTGATCTTCGTGTACAATGAAAAAATCGATATCCGGTTCCGCATGGATGAAAAACGGTTTGATGTGGACGGAGCGTATAATTCTTACTATGAAATTATCAAAAAAAGGCTTGACAAAGCGCATGTAAAAGGCTCTTCGGACAGGATAACATGTCCGGGGAAGATAACCATCGTCTATTTCGGGATGGAAAACCAGAGGGAATACCTGGAATACATCGGCAAGCTTCAAAAAAAGGACATCCTTCAGAATGACATTGAATTTTTAAAAGTCGAAGACCTGCAGGGAATTACAGGGCTTCTCGCCCTCAGGGTCTCCCTGGCATAA
- a CDS encoding NADH-quinone oxidoreductase subunit N has translation MSVLIIVFLTAVVALFSGVFEQGKFARYIGILGLIIALFVSFMPENAFFEQYRHMYDYTANTALFTKISLVTTLLLFFLGGFAFSNHRSHQSELYALMLFALCGGIILFGFQNMVTLFLGIEILSIPLYVMAGANKTDLRSNEASIKYFLMGAFATGFLLFGIAFIYGSTGSFDLYTIHDFGMSNPKDVMFILGVLLILCALAFKVALAPFHMWSPDVYYGAPSLITAFMASVVKISGFFALFRLMTIGFAGVTNEWINVFGVFLIITLLLANVMGLAQTNAKKMLAYSSVSHAGYIGLVFFGITSLSPYNLAFYLFAYALSTVGVFMCLIYVEKLKRETSFGAFKGLAKSEPLLATVAAISMLSMAGVPLTAGFMGKFALFSQAMNGAAFLVLIAVLGSAVSIAYYLRLIIAMFFFKESSFKSSEKVTLTYNIVAVCIIASIIVLGVYPDLFARQFGL, from the coding sequence ATGAGTGTTTTAATTATTGTTTTTCTAACGGCAGTTGTTGCGTTATTTTCAGGCGTTTTCGAACAGGGGAAATTCGCAAGGTACATTGGGATTCTGGGATTAATCATCGCATTATTTGTAAGCTTTATGCCGGAAAATGCATTTTTTGAACAGTACAGGCATATGTATGACTATACTGCAAATACCGCATTGTTTACCAAAATATCCCTGGTTACCACTTTGCTGTTGTTCTTTTTAGGAGGCTTTGCATTCAGCAACCACAGGAGCCACCAATCTGAATTATATGCCTTGATGCTTTTTGCGCTTTGCGGCGGGATTATCCTTTTCGGGTTCCAGAATATGGTTACGCTGTTCCTTGGAATAGAAATCCTTTCCATCCCGTTATATGTTATGGCAGGGGCCAATAAAACAGATTTAAGATCAAATGAAGCCTCCATCAAATATTTCCTGATGGGTGCATTTGCCACAGGTTTTTTACTTTTCGGTATTGCTTTTATTTACGGAAGCACGGGAAGTTTCGATTTATATACCATTCATGATTTCGGGATGTCAAACCCTAAGGACGTTATGTTCATTTTAGGGGTATTGCTGATTCTTTGTGCACTGGCGTTCAAAGTAGCGTTGGCACCATTCCACATGTGGAGCCCGGATGTCTATTACGGGGCACCTTCCCTGATTACGGCTTTCATGGCCAGCGTGGTAAAAATCTCCGGATTTTTCGCGCTGTTCAGACTGATGACAATCGGATTTGCGGGCGTGACGAATGAATGGATCAATGTTTTCGGTGTATTCCTGATTATCACTCTGCTTTTGGCCAACGTAATGGGACTTGCACAGACCAATGCCAAAAAGATGCTGGCGTATTCTTCGGTTTCGCATGCAGGATATATCGGGCTGGTATTTTTCGGGATTACAAGCCTTTCTCCTTATAACCTAGCCTTTTATTTGTTCGCCTATGCCTTATCGACAGTGGGCGTTTTCATGTGTCTGATCTATGTGGAAAAACTGAAAAGGGAAACCTCTTTCGGAGCCTTCAAAGGATTGGCAAAATCTGAACCTTTACTGGCAACCGTAGCGGCCATTTCCATGCTTTCCATGGCAGGAGTTCCGCTCACAGCCGGCTTCATGGGTAAATTCGCATTGTTCTCCCAGGCGATGAACGGTGCTGCTTTTCTGGTTCTGATCGCCGTTTTGGGTTCTGCGGTTTCCATCGCTTATTACCTGAGACTGATCATTGCCATGTTCTTCTTCAAAGAAAGCTCATTCAAGTCCTCAGAAAAAGTAACGCTTACCTATAATATTGTTGCCGTATGCATCATTGCTTCAATCATTGTACTGGGCGTTTATCCTGATTTATTTGCAAGACAGTTCGGGCTGTAA
- a CDS encoding NADH-quinone oxidoreductase subunit M: MSGLLITLLLLPLVGSGLVFVWKNNSSKYLALGIALVQMLLTFYMLSDFNFGPTVDSKLQYEITYPWSQFIKSTLHFGVDGMSMLLLLLTNILAPIIILSSFNENVSYRNTFYGLILLMQFGLVGVFTSLDGLLFYIFWEVTLIPIWFIAGLWGQENKRFEFTTKFFVYTFVGSLFMLAGLIYVYNHSASFALTDLYNAQLNETQQTVVFWFIFFAFAVKLPVFPLHTWQPDTYTYSPTQGSMLLSGIMLKMAIYGVMRYLLPITPIPIAGISGQIVIILAIIGIVHGAWIAIIQTDMKRIIAYSSFSHVGLMVAGIFASAMVTLRGTFNIEGAEGALVQTFAHGINVVGLFYCCDILYKRFKSRDIRQMGGLAKVAPKFAVLFLVIILGSMGVPLTNGFIGEFILLKAVYDFNGTAAVLAGLTIIFAAAYLLRFYGRAMFGQGDEAVLSTAKDLSAVEFSVLASLAVFVIVLGIFPQPVIDMVSSSVRFIYGAMAN; the protein is encoded by the coding sequence ATGTCGGGTTTGTTAATAACATTATTGCTATTACCTCTTGTAGGTTCGGGATTGGTCTTTGTTTGGAAAAACAATTCCAGTAAGTATTTGGCATTGGGAATTGCGTTGGTACAGATGCTCCTTACATTTTATATGCTGTCGGATTTTAATTTTGGTCCGACCGTAGACAGTAAGCTGCAGTATGAAATCACGTATCCTTGGTCACAGTTTATTAAAAGTACGCTGCATTTCGGTGTTGACGGGATGAGCATGCTTCTGTTGCTGCTGACCAATATTTTAGCGCCGATCATTATATTATCTTCCTTTAACGAGAATGTAAGCTACAGAAATACATTCTACGGTCTGATCCTGCTGATGCAGTTCGGGCTTGTGGGTGTGTTTACTTCGCTGGACGGATTGCTGTTCTATATTTTCTGGGAAGTCACCTTGATTCCGATCTGGTTTATTGCCGGGCTCTGGGGTCAGGAAAATAAAAGGTTTGAATTCACCACGAAATTCTTTGTCTATACTTTCGTAGGGTCGCTGTTCATGTTGGCCGGACTGATTTACGTATACAACCATTCCGCTTCATTTGCACTGACTGATCTGTACAATGCCCAGCTGAACGAAACCCAGCAGACCGTGGTATTCTGGTTTATTTTCTTTGCTTTTGCAGTGAAACTGCCGGTATTCCCGCTTCATACGTGGCAGCCGGATACCTACACCTATTCACCTACACAGGGATCCATGCTTCTGTCAGGGATTATGCTGAAGATGGCAATTTACGGGGTTATGCGTTACCTGTTACCGATCACTCCGATCCCGATTGCCGGAATCTCAGGACAGATTGTTATCATCCTGGCCATTATAGGGATTGTACACGGTGCATGGATCGCAATTATCCAGACTGACATGAAAAGGATCATTGCCTATTCTTCCTTCTCTCACGTAGGATTGATGGTAGCCGGTATTTTTGCTTCCGCTATGGTTACATTGAGAGGAACTTTCAATATTGAAGGGGCTGAAGGCGCTTTGGTACAGACTTTTGCGCACGGGATTAACGTGGTAGGGCTGTTCTACTGCTGTGACATCCTGTATAAAAGATTTAAATCAAGAGACATCAGACAAATGGGCGGGCTTGCAAAAGTGGCCCCTAAATTTGCCGTACTGTTCCTGGTTATCATATTAGGCTCTATGGGCGTTCCGTTGACCAACGGGTTCATCGGGGAATTTATCCTGCTGAAAGCGGTTTATGATTTTAACGGGACTGCTGCAGTACTGGCAGGCCTTACCATTATCTTTGCGGCCGCTTATCTGTTGAGGTTCTACGGAAGGGCTATGTTCGGGCAAGGTGACGAGGCGGTGTTAAGCACAGCGAAAGATTTATCCGCAGTGGAATTTTCCGTACTGGCAAGTCTGGCCGTTTTTGTCATTGTATTGGGTATTTTCCCGCAGCCGGTTATCGATATGGTAAGCAGTTCGGTAAGGTTTATCTACGGGGCAATGGCCAATTAA